From the genome of Streptomyces sp. NBC_00659, one region includes:
- a CDS encoding GTP-binding protein, whose protein sequence is MDSVTSDARAPLSASADNGLKIVIVGGFGVGKTTLVRSVSEIRPLNTEETMTQAGASVDDISEVRGKSATTVAFDFGRITLDTHNILYLFGAPGQERFWFLWDRLFSGTLGAIVLVDTRRIDESWYAIDRLEHYGTPFIVACNDFGGPPHTPAQIREALDLDPHVPLLDCDARSRESSKQVLITLVEHLQSRYARHGAEAAEGALQSPEPAL, encoded by the coding sequence TTGGACTCCGTAACCTCTGACGCTCGTGCGCCCCTGTCCGCGTCCGCCGACAACGGCCTCAAGATCGTGATCGTGGGCGGGTTCGGTGTCGGCAAGACGACCCTCGTCCGCTCGGTCAGCGAGATCCGTCCCCTCAACACCGAGGAGACGATGACGCAGGCCGGCGCGAGCGTCGACGACATCAGCGAGGTACGCGGCAAGTCCGCGACCACCGTCGCCTTCGACTTCGGACGCATCACGCTGGACACGCACAACATCCTGTACCTGTTCGGCGCACCCGGACAGGAGCGGTTCTGGTTCCTGTGGGACCGGCTGTTCTCCGGAACGCTCGGGGCGATCGTCCTGGTGGACACCCGCCGCATCGACGAATCCTGGTACGCCATCGACCGGCTGGAGCACTACGGCACGCCCTTCATCGTGGCCTGCAACGACTTCGGCGGGCCCCCGCACACCCCCGCGCAGATCCGCGAGGCCCTCGACCTCGACCCGCACGTACCGCTGCTCGACTGCGACGCCCGCTCCCGGGAGTCCAGCAAGCAGGTGCTGATCACGCTGGTGGAGCACCTCCAGTCCCGCTACGCCCGTCACGGCGCCGAAGCCGCGGAAGGCGCCCTTCAATCACCGGAGCCCGCTCTGTGA
- a CDS encoding lipid II:glycine glycyltransferase FemX, with translation MTLRLQAITRDEHLAFVRSRPSASHMQVPSWGDVKPDWRAESLGWFDADGRLQGAGLVLLRPLPKIRRYLAYLPEGPVIDWHDPDLADRWLRPMVAHLKSRGAFTVKMGPPVVARRWSADTVKTAIADPAARRLGEVTATSYEPAADGIADRLRAMGWQQTEPGGEDGFAAGQPRYVFQVPFAGRSLEEIHKGLNQQWRRNIKKADKAGVEVVRGGYDDLPAFYELYAETAERDRFIPRPLPYFQRMWTSLTAEDPDRMRLYLARHEGDVLAAATMLTVGSHVWYSYGASTGRKREVQPNNAIQWRMMTDAHALGAAVYDFRGITDTLDESDHLVGLLRFKAGAGGEAAEYLGEWDLPINRVLHKALDVYLSRR, from the coding sequence ATGACTCTCCGCCTGCAGGCGATCACCCGCGACGAGCACCTGGCGTTCGTCCGCTCGCGGCCCTCGGCCAGCCATATGCAGGTGCCGTCCTGGGGGGACGTGAAGCCGGACTGGCGCGCGGAGAGCCTCGGCTGGTTCGACGCGGACGGCCGCCTCCAGGGGGCCGGCCTCGTGCTGCTGCGCCCGCTGCCGAAGATCAGGCGGTACCTCGCGTACCTGCCCGAGGGCCCCGTCATCGACTGGCACGACCCGGACCTCGCCGACCGCTGGCTGCGGCCGATGGTGGCGCATCTGAAGTCGCGTGGCGCGTTCACCGTGAAGATGGGCCCGCCCGTGGTCGCGCGCCGCTGGAGCGCCGACACGGTCAAGACGGCCATCGCCGACCCGGCGGCACGGCGCCTCGGCGAGGTGACGGCGACCTCGTACGAACCGGCCGCGGACGGGATCGCCGACCGGCTGCGGGCGATGGGCTGGCAGCAGACAGAGCCCGGCGGCGAGGACGGCTTCGCGGCGGGACAGCCGCGCTACGTCTTCCAGGTCCCCTTCGCCGGACGGTCCCTGGAGGAGATCCACAAGGGCCTCAACCAGCAGTGGCGGCGCAACATCAAGAAGGCCGACAAGGCCGGCGTCGAGGTGGTCCGGGGCGGCTACGACGACCTGCCCGCCTTCTACGAGCTCTACGCGGAGACGGCGGAACGCGACCGTTTCATCCCGCGCCCGCTGCCCTACTTCCAGCGGATGTGGACCTCGCTGACGGCCGAGGACCCCGACCGCATGCGGCTCTATCTCGCCCGCCACGAGGGCGACGTCCTCGCCGCGGCCACCATGCTGACCGTCGGCAGCCATGTCTGGTACTCCTACGGCGCCTCCACCGGCCGCAAACGCGAGGTCCAGCCCAACAACGCCATCCAGTGGCGCATGATGACCGACGCCCACGCGCTGGGCGCCGCCGTCTACGACTTCCGCGGGATCACCGACACCCTGGACGAGAGCGACCACCTCGTCGGCCTCCTGCGCTTCAAGGCGGGCGCGGGCGGCGAGGCCGCGGAGTACCTCGGCGAGTGGGACCTGCCCATCAACCGGGTGCTGCACAAGGCGCTGGACGTCTACCTGTCCCGTCGCTGA
- a CDS encoding DUF742 domain-containing protein: MSRPGRDDAPDRLYTLTGGRTRSGPDTPFDLVTLVVAECDPAVGMQSEHAAILRMCERPTAVVEIAAELGLPVSITRVLLSDLLSTGRVSARHPHTTVPSGLPDPDILEQVLVGLRNL, from the coding sequence ATGAGCCGTCCTGGCAGGGACGACGCGCCCGACCGGCTGTACACCCTCACCGGAGGGCGCACCCGTTCCGGCCCCGACACCCCCTTCGACCTCGTGACACTGGTGGTCGCCGAGTGCGATCCGGCGGTGGGCATGCAGTCCGAGCACGCCGCGATCCTGCGGATGTGCGAGCGGCCGACGGCCGTCGTGGAGATCGCGGCGGAGCTGGGACTGCCGGTGTCGATCACCCGCGTCCTGCTCTCCGACCTGCTCTCCACGGGCCGGGTCAGCGCCCGTCACCCGCACACCACTGTTCCCTCCGGTCTTCCCGATCCCGACATCCTGGAGCAGGTGCTCGTTGGACTCCGTAACCTCTGA
- a CDS encoding roadblock/LC7 domain-containing protein, which produces MTGTITADEKLTWLIEGLLERTPGARHALVLSRDGLKLCRTPELSVDQADQLAAIAAGIQSLSHGASMEFGDGSGGVRSAMAEFYGGVLFIVEAGDGAHLAVVTAEDADAGLVGHNMSELVEQLGEHLTSPPRSS; this is translated from the coding sequence ATGACCGGCACCATCACCGCCGACGAGAAGCTCACCTGGCTCATCGAGGGCCTCCTTGAGCGCACCCCGGGCGCACGGCACGCGCTCGTGCTCTCCCGCGACGGACTGAAGCTGTGCCGCACTCCGGAGCTGTCGGTCGACCAGGCCGACCAGCTCGCCGCCATCGCCGCCGGCATCCAGTCGCTGTCCCACGGCGCCTCCATGGAGTTCGGCGACGGCAGCGGGGGCGTGCGCTCGGCGATGGCCGAGTTCTACGGAGGGGTGCTGTTCATCGTGGAAGCGGGCGACGGCGCGCACCTCGCCGTCGTCACCGCCGAGGACGCCGACGCCGGACTGGTGGGACACAACATGAGCGAACTCGTGGAACAACTCGGCGAGCACCTGACCTCGCCGCCCCGGTCGTCATGA
- a CDS encoding sensor histidine kinase, giving the protein MTPPLPSGERPTPRTMAKAVLAAAVPAAAAVVAAVLLAPEPARVPLAWGTGAAAVLLCAAVAVAAHAVQTRRIALRRLDSVAKDAGRLLQERARLAEEFGQERARLVDEAARERARAAETGAQERARLTETAAREHARLTEEFTKERELLTGDRARLTERNAELSERTRQAAADRAAAISAIANAAGRMQALSTGMLADLRAMEERHSDEDVLADLLHLDHRTAQAGRLADSVAVLAGARSGRRWARPIVMESILRGAMGRIGGYQRVRVHSASEVAVAGHAAEGVMHALAELLDNAANFSPPTAEVHVYVEEVPAGVIVSVEDSGLVMGDVQLRRAERAVTGPVGPRSGLGGLTGTRLGLSVVGRLARKHGLKVSFRPSARGGTGVLVLIPQDILTQPSLHLTAAPLPAGAEPVPSDPTAVDGHTTAPRPPDGRESPESPWSPHPRESRTSQESPASPVSYAAARAAGDLDPDPVPTHDSPRHEQGLPSTGGLPKRRRGRTLAHAERSRSHVTPPADPEPRTGDDPKIRSASRFGTFRQAVRGTAPGAPGPVPADDPPRTEAPARPEDHATASTSSPTTTPTTPTALPEGDTTP; this is encoded by the coding sequence ATGACCCCGCCTCTGCCCTCCGGCGAACGACCCACCCCCCGCACCATGGCGAAAGCCGTGCTGGCCGCCGCCGTCCCGGCCGCGGCCGCGGTGGTGGCCGCCGTCCTGCTCGCCCCCGAACCGGCCCGCGTACCCCTCGCCTGGGGCACCGGCGCCGCCGCGGTGCTGCTGTGCGCCGCCGTGGCGGTGGCCGCCCACGCCGTGCAGACCAGGCGCATCGCGCTGCGCCGCCTCGACAGCGTGGCCAAGGACGCCGGCCGGCTCCTTCAGGAACGCGCCAGACTGGCGGAGGAGTTCGGCCAGGAGCGGGCCAGGCTCGTCGACGAGGCCGCCCGCGAACGCGCCCGCGCGGCCGAGACCGGGGCGCAGGAGCGGGCCCGTCTGACCGAGACGGCCGCCCGCGAACACGCCCGCCTCACCGAGGAGTTCACCAAGGAGAGGGAACTGCTCACCGGCGACCGCGCCCGGCTCACCGAGCGCAACGCCGAACTCTCCGAGCGCACCCGGCAGGCCGCCGCCGACCGCGCCGCCGCGATCTCGGCGATCGCCAACGCGGCCGGACGCATGCAGGCGCTGTCCACCGGCATGCTGGCCGACCTGCGCGCGATGGAGGAGAGGCACTCCGACGAGGACGTCCTCGCGGACCTGCTCCACCTCGACCACCGCACCGCGCAGGCGGGCCGCCTCGCCGACTCCGTCGCCGTCCTGGCGGGCGCTCGCTCGGGGCGCCGCTGGGCCCGCCCGATCGTCATGGAGTCGATCCTGCGCGGCGCCATGGGCCGCATCGGCGGCTACCAGCGGGTGCGCGTCCACTCCGCCAGCGAGGTCGCCGTCGCCGGACACGCCGCCGAGGGCGTCATGCACGCACTGGCCGAACTCCTCGACAACGCCGCCAACTTCTCGCCGCCCACCGCCGAAGTGCATGTGTACGTCGAGGAGGTCCCCGCGGGTGTCATCGTCTCCGTCGAGGACAGCGGCCTGGTGATGGGAGACGTCCAGCTGCGCCGCGCCGAACGGGCCGTCACCGGCCCCGTCGGGCCCCGGTCCGGGCTCGGTGGCCTCACCGGCACCCGCCTCGGCCTCTCGGTGGTCGGCCGGCTCGCCCGCAAGCACGGCCTGAAGGTGTCCTTCCGGCCCTCCGCCCGCGGCGGCACCGGCGTGCTGGTCCTGATACCGCAGGACATCCTCACCCAGCCCAGCCTTCACCTCACCGCAGCGCCGCTGCCGGCCGGGGCCGAGCCCGTCCCCTCCGACCCGACCGCCGTCGACGGCCACACCACCGCGCCGAGGCCGCCCGACGGCCGGGAATCACCGGAGTCCCCGTGGTCCCCGCACCCGCGCGAGTCCCGTACCTCCCAGGAATCCCCGGCGTCCCCCGTGTCGTACGCCGCCGCCCGCGCGGCCGGCGACCTCGACCCGGACCCCGTCCCGACCCACGACTCGCCCCGGCACGAACAGGGCCTCCCGTCCACCGGCGGCCTGCCCAAGCGCCGCCGCGGACGCACCCTCGCCCACGCCGAGCGCAGCCGCTCACACGTCACACCCCCGGCCGACCCCGAACCCCGTACCGGCGACGACCCCAAGATCCGGTCCGCCTCCCGCTTCGGCACCTTCCGCCAGGCGGTGCGCGGCACGGCACCGGGCGCCCCCGGACCCGTACCGGCCGACGATCCGCCCCGGACCGAAGCACCGGCACGGCCCGAGGACCACGCAACCGCGTCCACCAGTTCCCCCACCACGACCCCCACCACCCCCACCGCGCTCCCGGAAGGCGACACCACCCCATGA
- a CDS encoding EamA family transporter — MSTPSATTSSSAPVSGTVHAPVSSGGAPGRLGSLGPVGLVLAGGISVQFGGALAVTLMPRAGALGVVTLRLLAAAVVLLVVCRPRLRGHSRADWGTVAVFGIAMGAMNGLFYESVARIPLGAAVTLEVLGPLALSVLASRRAVNAVWAGLALCGVFLLGGGGFGDLDPVGVAFALGAGAMWAAYIVFSARTGRRFPQADGLALAMAVAALLFLPLGIVSSGTRLLDPTTIALGSAVAILSSVLPYTLELLALRRLPASTFAILMSLEPAIAATAGFLILDQALSTTQAAAIALVIGASMGAVRTQVGRGKATVPVDAP, encoded by the coding sequence GTGAGCACCCCCAGCGCCACCACCTCGTCGTCCGCGCCCGTCTCCGGGACGGTGCACGCCCCCGTGTCCTCGGGCGGAGCTCCCGGCCGCCTCGGTTCCCTCGGGCCCGTCGGGCTGGTGCTGGCCGGAGGGATCTCGGTCCAGTTCGGCGGCGCCCTCGCGGTGACCCTCATGCCGAGGGCCGGCGCGCTCGGCGTGGTGACCCTGCGCCTGCTCGCCGCCGCGGTGGTCCTGCTCGTGGTCTGCCGCCCCCGGCTGCGCGGCCACTCGCGCGCCGACTGGGGGACTGTCGCCGTCTTCGGCATCGCCATGGGCGCGATGAACGGCCTCTTCTACGAGTCCGTCGCCCGCATCCCCCTCGGCGCCGCCGTCACCCTGGAGGTGCTCGGCCCCCTCGCCCTCTCGGTGCTGGCCTCCCGCCGCGCGGTCAACGCGGTCTGGGCGGGCCTGGCCCTGTGCGGCGTCTTCCTGCTGGGCGGCGGAGGGTTCGGGGACCTGGACCCGGTGGGCGTGGCCTTCGCGCTCGGGGCGGGCGCGATGTGGGCGGCGTACATCGTCTTCAGTGCCCGTACGGGCCGCCGGTTCCCCCAGGCCGACGGCCTGGCCCTGGCGATGGCGGTGGCGGCGCTGCTGTTCCTGCCGCTCGGGATCGTCTCGTCCGGCACCCGGCTGCTGGACCCGACCACGATCGCCCTGGGCTCCGCGGTGGCGATCCTGTCCTCGGTCCTCCCCTACACCCTCGAACTCCTCGCCCTGCGCCGCCTGCCCGCCTCCACCTTCGCGATCCTGATGAGCCTGGAGCCCGCCATCGCGGCGACAGCGGGCTTCCTGATCCTCGACCAGGCCCTGTCCACGACCCAGGCGGCCGCGATCGCCCTGGTCATCGGCGCGAGCATGGGCGCGGTGCGGACCCAGGTGGGCCGGGGGAAGGCGACGGTCCCGGTCGACGCGCCCTGA
- a CDS encoding cytochrome P450 — MTPASATAPVPLGGPRFQTEPAELYREMRRDHGSVVPVVLDGDIPAWLVLGYRELHQVTGDPQLFSRDSDLWSQWDRIPDDWPLLPMIGRKQPSILYTVGERHRERAAMISDALEAIDPSELRSQAEKFADELIDAICPKGETDLIGDYAALLPVRVLATLYGFADEQGPGLVTALNDMINGREGALAGQQHLASSMARLIADRKEAPADDVVSRMLANTAGFDDMEIVQDLMVMMAAGHQPTADWIGNSLRLMLTDERFAASLFGGRHSVAEAMNEVLWEDTPTQNVAGRWASRNTQLGGRRIRAGDLLLLGLQGANSDPQVRTDSSALTGGNNAHFSFGHGEHRCPFPAQEVAEVIARTGIEIVLDRLPDIDLAVPADTLTRRPSPWLRGLNELPVRFTPVPVL; from the coding sequence GTGACCCCCGCCTCCGCCACCGCGCCCGTCCCCCTCGGCGGGCCGCGGTTCCAGACCGAACCCGCCGAGCTGTACCGGGAGATGCGGCGCGACCACGGATCCGTCGTGCCGGTCGTCCTCGACGGCGACATCCCCGCCTGGCTCGTGCTCGGCTACCGCGAACTGCACCAGGTCACCGGCGATCCCCAGCTGTTCAGCCGGGACTCGGACCTGTGGAGCCAGTGGGACCGCATCCCCGACGACTGGCCGCTGCTGCCGATGATCGGCCGCAAACAGCCCTCCATCCTGTACACCGTCGGCGAGCGCCACCGCGAGCGCGCCGCGATGATCAGCGACGCGCTCGAAGCCATCGACCCCTCCGAACTGCGCTCCCAGGCCGAGAAGTTCGCCGACGAGCTGATCGACGCGATCTGCCCCAAGGGCGAGACGGACCTCATCGGCGACTACGCGGCCCTGCTGCCCGTACGGGTCCTCGCGACGCTCTACGGCTTCGCGGACGAACAGGGACCCGGCCTGGTCACCGCCCTGAACGACATGATCAACGGGCGCGAGGGCGCGCTGGCCGGACAGCAGCATCTGGCCTCTTCCATGGCCCGGTTGATCGCCGACCGCAAGGAAGCGCCCGCCGACGACGTCGTGTCCCGGATGCTCGCGAACACCGCGGGCTTCGACGACATGGAGATCGTCCAGGACCTCATGGTCATGATGGCCGCCGGCCACCAGCCCACGGCCGACTGGATCGGCAACTCGCTGCGCCTGATGCTCACCGACGAACGGTTCGCCGCCTCCCTGTTCGGCGGCCGGCACAGTGTCGCCGAGGCCATGAACGAGGTCCTGTGGGAGGACACCCCCACCCAGAACGTGGCCGGACGCTGGGCCTCCCGCAACACCCAGCTCGGCGGCCGCCGCATCCGCGCCGGCGACCTGCTGCTGCTCGGCCTCCAGGGCGCCAACTCCGACCCCCAGGTCCGCACCGACAGTTCGGCCCTCACCGGCGGCAACAACGCCCACTTCTCCTTCGGTCACGGGGAGCACCGCTGCCCGTTCCCGGCACAGGAGGTCGCCGAGGTCATCGCGCGGACCGGCATCGAGATCGTCCTGGACCGGCTGCCGGACATCGACCTGGCGGTACCCGCCGACACGCTGACCCGGCGCCCCTCCCCGTGGCTACGGGGCCTGAACGAACTGCCGGTGCGGTTCACGCCCGTACCCGTCCTCTGA
- a CDS encoding FAD-linked oxidase C-terminal domain-containing protein — protein MTELGGRPDGQPDGRPSGRPDGRPAGQPDGSPEGQPEGSAGQLRSDLAGAVRGEVSFDATARALTTMDASNYRRVPLGVVAPRDAEDVAAALAVCRAHAVPVVARGGGTSIAGQATGTGVVLDFTRHMNRILALDPDARTAVVQPGAVLDRLQEAAAPHGLRFGPDPSTHSRCTLGGMIGNNSCGSHSVAWGTTADNVRELSVVGAAGDTRRLGRNWQGAPDGLKALVESELALLRTGFPDLPRRISGYALDALLPERGADVARAFCGSEGTWGLLTEAVVRLVEAPRARALAVLAYPDESAAADAAAGLLGYGPLTVEGMAADLVPADAGLPRGGAWLFVETGGGSPAEARARADTIVRAADVGDALVVTDPAGQRALWRLREDASGTATRMPYAGDRSPLGAGRGKEARPPLGAGRGLGEEAWPGWEDCAVPPARLGAYLRDFRALLAAHGLHGTPYGHFGDGCIHVRIDFDLITAAGVTRFRRFSEEAARLVVAHGGSLSGEHGDGQARAELLPTMYGAEMVRLFERAKDLWDPRGLLNPGMLVRPHRLDENLRFAVLPRRPVDVEFGYPADGGDFSAAVRRCVGVAKCRTASVPGGAEVMCPSFRATGEEAHSTRGRARLLHEMLAGEIVTDGWRSTEVRDALDLCLSCKGCRSDCPVGVDMATYKAEFLHHHYAGRRRPAAHYTLGRLPFWLAAVTRTRSARLVNSLASLRPLAAVAKRLAGVAPGREIPRLAPETFSRWWSARFRDRARARERERRRGGQDTQGGPGGERRGGGRPAPALFPDFGRKTVLLWPDTFTEHLEPSVGRAAVRVLEAAGLAVLLPPRTVWRHGPVGDGVTRGPLRLGTLLPRRRHRVCCGLTYVSTGQLDRARTVLRRTLDLMEPYLAMDDLPVVVLEPSCAAALRTDLPELLSGDPRAARLAAAVTTFAEALERHAPAWTPPRLDRPAAGQTHCHQHAVLGDAAERRLRDAAGLTGTLAGGCCGLAGNFGFERGHEEVSRACAEEQLLPAVRAADDSAVILADGFSCRTQLAQLSGRRGRHLAEVLAEALENGPRDDGSAPTA, from the coding sequence ATGACGGAACTGGGTGGACGGCCGGACGGACAGCCGGACGGAAGGCCGAGCGGACGGCCGGACGGACGGCCCGCAGGGCAGCCGGACGGGTCGCCGGAGGGGCAGCCGGAGGGGTCCGCCGGTCAGCTCCGGTCCGACCTGGCGGGGGCCGTGCGCGGCGAGGTCTCCTTCGACGCGACGGCGCGGGCGCTGACCACCATGGACGCCTCCAACTACCGGCGCGTACCGCTCGGTGTGGTGGCCCCGAGGGACGCCGAGGACGTGGCCGCCGCGCTCGCCGTGTGCCGCGCCCACGCGGTGCCGGTCGTGGCGCGCGGCGGCGGCACCTCGATCGCCGGACAGGCCACGGGCACCGGCGTCGTCCTGGACTTCACCCGCCACATGAACCGGATCCTCGCGCTGGACCCGGACGCCCGCACGGCCGTCGTCCAGCCCGGTGCCGTCCTCGACCGCCTCCAGGAAGCCGCCGCCCCGCACGGACTGCGCTTCGGCCCCGACCCCTCCACGCACAGCCGCTGCACCCTCGGCGGGATGATCGGCAACAACTCCTGCGGCTCCCACTCGGTCGCCTGGGGCACCACGGCGGACAACGTGCGGGAGCTCTCGGTCGTCGGCGCGGCCGGGGACACCCGCCGCCTCGGCCGGAACTGGCAGGGCGCCCCGGACGGGCTGAAGGCCCTGGTCGAGAGCGAGTTGGCGCTGCTGCGGACCGGCTTCCCGGATCTGCCGCGGCGGATCTCCGGGTACGCCCTCGACGCGCTCCTGCCCGAACGCGGCGCGGACGTGGCCCGCGCGTTCTGCGGCTCCGAGGGCACCTGGGGTCTGCTCACCGAGGCGGTCGTACGCCTGGTCGAGGCACCCCGGGCACGGGCGCTGGCCGTCCTGGCCTACCCCGACGAGAGCGCCGCCGCGGACGCCGCGGCCGGCCTGCTCGGGTACGGGCCGCTGACCGTGGAGGGGATGGCCGCCGATCTCGTGCCCGCCGACGCGGGGCTGCCGCGCGGCGGGGCCTGGCTGTTCGTGGAGACGGGCGGCGGATCGCCGGCGGAGGCCCGCGCGCGTGCGGACACGATCGTGCGGGCCGCGGACGTGGGGGACGCCCTGGTGGTCACCGACCCGGCGGGGCAGCGGGCGCTGTGGCGGCTGCGGGAGGACGCGAGCGGCACGGCGACCCGGATGCCGTACGCCGGGGACCGCTCCCCGCTCGGAGCAGGCCGCGGCAAAGAGGCCCGGCCCCCGCTCGGCGCCGGCCGCGGGCTCGGCGAAGAGGCCTGGCCCGGCTGGGAGGACTGCGCGGTGCCGCCCGCCCGCCTCGGCGCGTATCTGCGGGACTTCCGGGCCCTGCTCGCCGCCCACGGCCTGCACGGCACCCCGTACGGCCACTTCGGCGACGGCTGCATCCACGTCCGGATCGACTTCGACCTGATCACCGCGGCGGGCGTCACCCGCTTCCGGCGCTTCTCGGAGGAGGCCGCCCGCCTCGTCGTCGCGCACGGCGGCTCGCTGTCCGGCGAGCACGGCGACGGACAGGCCCGCGCCGAACTGCTGCCCACGATGTACGGAGCGGAGATGGTCCGCCTCTTCGAACGGGCGAAGGACCTCTGGGACCCCCGCGGCCTGCTCAACCCCGGCATGCTCGTGCGCCCGCACCGGCTGGACGAGAACCTGCGGTTCGCGGTGCTGCCGCGGCGCCCGGTGGACGTGGAGTTCGGCTATCCGGCGGACGGCGGCGACTTCTCGGCGGCGGTGCGCCGCTGCGTGGGTGTCGCCAAGTGCCGTACGGCCTCGGTCCCGGGCGGCGCCGAGGTCATGTGCCCCTCCTTCCGGGCGACCGGCGAGGAGGCGCACTCCACGCGCGGGCGGGCCAGACTGCTGCACGAGATGCTCGCCGGCGAGATCGTCACCGACGGGTGGCGCTCGACGGAGGTCCGGGACGCGCTGGACCTGTGCCTGTCCTGCAAGGGATGCAGGTCCGACTGCCCGGTCGGCGTCGACATGGCCACCTACAAGGCGGAGTTCCTCCACCACCACTACGCGGGCCGCCGCCGTCCCGCCGCGCACTACACCCTGGGGCGGCTCCCCTTCTGGCTCGCGGCGGTGACCCGTACCCGCTCGGCCCGGCTCGTCAACTCCCTCGCGTCCCTGCGCCCCTTGGCCGCCGTCGCCAAGCGCCTGGCCGGTGTCGCACCCGGACGGGAGATCCCGCGGCTGGCGCCGGAGACGTTCAGCCGGTGGTGGTCGGCCCGGTTCCGGGACCGGGCACGGGCGCGCGAGCGTGAACGGCGCCGGGGCGGACAGGACACCCAGGGCGGACCGGGCGGGGAGAGGCGCGGGGGCGGGCGGCCCGCCCCCGCGCTGTTCCCGGACTTCGGCCGCAAGACGGTCCTCCTGTGGCCGGACACCTTCACCGAACACCTGGAACCCTCCGTGGGACGCGCGGCCGTAAGGGTCCTGGAGGCCGCGGGACTGGCCGTGCTGCTGCCCCCGAGGACGGTGTGGAGGCACGGGCCCGTCGGCGACGGCGTGACCCGGGGCCCCCTCCGCCTCGGCACACTGCTCCCGCGCCGCCGCCACCGCGTCTGCTGCGGACTGACGTACGTCTCGACCGGCCAGCTCGACCGCGCCCGCACCGTGCTCCGCCGCACCCTCGACCTCATGGAGCCCTACCTCGCCATGGACGACCTCCCGGTCGTCGTCCTGGAACCGAGCTGCGCCGCCGCCCTGCGCACGGACCTGCCCGAACTGCTGTCCGGCGACCCGCGCGCGGCGCGGCTGGCGGCGGCGGTGACGACCTTCGCGGAGGCGCTGGAACGGCACGCGCCGGCCTGGACGCCGCCGCGCCTGGACCGCCCGGCGGCCGGCCAGACGCACTGCCATCAGCACGCGGTCCTCGGCGACGCGGCCGAACGCCGGCTGCGCGACGCGGCGGGCCTGACCGGCACCCTCGCGGGCGGCTGCTGCGGACTCGCGGGCAACTTCGGCTTCGAGAGGGGCCACGAGGAGGTGTCACGGGCCTGCGCGGAGGAACAGCTGCTTCCGGCGGTACGGGCGGCCGACGACAGCGCGGTGATCCTCGCCGACGGCTTCTCCTGCCGCACCCAGCTGGCCCAGCTCTCCGGCCGCCGGGGCCGCCACCTGGCGGAGGTCCTGGCCGAGGCGCTGGAGAACGGCCCGCGGGACGACGGGTCCGCGCCCACCGCGTAA